TCCGCCCATAGCGGATAGAGACCCGTCAGCCATTCGAACAGCGTGCCGTTCGTCACCGGCGCATAAGCCCGCGTCAGGTTCTGGTACATGTGGTGATGCGCGTTGATCAGCCCCGGCGTGACCAGTTGCACCCGCGCGGAAAGGATGGTCCGGGCGGGGGGCGCCGTCGCGACTTCAGCGCCGACGGAATGAACGCGCCGGTCCTTGATGGCCAGCCAGCCGTCCGCGATTTCATGATCGCGATCGACGTAGATATAGGCGTCGCGGATAAGAAGATCGACCGTCATGATAGGGGCCTCCGTGCAGATACCGATGCCAAGGCGGGCGCCTTGTCGCGATGAGCCCTGTCCCGGAGGTGCGAGGTCCGGATCGTCATCAAATCGGTATTGAACGGGCGGTGGTCGATCGACCCTTTATCATCGAACGGTGCGCGATTCCATTGCGCGATGATCACGAAAGCGGCCGCCCACCCAGGGCGGCCGCTTCCGGTTCGTCCGGTTACGCTGTCAGGCCGCCATCGACCGCCAGCGCCGCCCCGGTGATGTAACCGGCCTGCGGGCCGGCCAGGAAGGACACCAGTCCGGCGATGTCGGATACCGCGCCATAGGCGCCGGTGGCGGTGAAGCTGCGCAGCATGTCGGCGGCCTGGCCCGTGGCGGGGTTCAGTTCCGTATCGATGGGGCCGGGTTCCACCACGTTGGCGGTGATGCCGCGGGGCCCGAGGTCCCGCGCCACGCCGCGCGCGAAGCCGCACAGCGCCGCCTTGGTGGCGGCATAGAGCGAGATGCCGGGGAAGGGCGCCCGCGCGCCGAAGGCCGAGCCGATATAGATCAGCCGGCCGCCGTGCGTCATGTGCGCCACGGCTTCCATGGTTTCCACCATCACGGCGCGCAGGTTCAGGTTCAGCGTCCTTTCGATCTGCTCCACCGTCGCCTCGCCGATCGGGCCGTAGGGATACATCCCGGCGTTGCAGACCAGCACGTCCAGCCGGCCGAGGGCCTTCACGGTGTCGCGCACGGCGGCGATGTTGCCGTCGGTCGTCCCGCCATCGGCCTTGATGGCCACACCCTTGCGTCCCGCCGCCTCGACCTGCTGGACGACCTGGGCCGCCGCCGTGGCGTTGCTGGCGTAGGTCAGGGCGATGTCAAAGCCGTCCTCGGCCAGTTTCCGGGCGATGGCCGCGCCGATACCCCGGCTTCCCCCGGTGACAAGAGCCACACGCTGGGTCATGGATCGTACTCCTTGGCTTGATGGAACCTGCCCACCACATGCCGGACGTTCCCCCGTGGGGCAACCCGGCCGGGCGCGGATCAGGGCTTCGGCGCCGCGCTGCGTGCCGTCGGGACAAAAAGCCGCCCCTGGTCGCTTCAACTGGACGCGATCGAAGGATAGAGTCTTCGCTGATGACAGGAAGCCCGGACATGATGAAGAGACCGCCCGCCTCGTTCGACCGGCGCCGGCGATCCGGGCGTCCCCTTGTGCTGACGCTGGCCGGGGTGCTGGCCATGGCGGGATGCCGCGCCACGGCGCCCGACGCCGCCGTGCGGCCGATGGAGCAACTGCCGCTGGCGCTGCAAGCCTATCTGAGTATCGATACCTATTTCATCGCGCAGGGCATGGTCAGCGGCCGCCTGGCCAGCGGCCACCTGAAGCAGGATCAGGCCCGCGACCTGGTCGCCACCACGCTGTATGCCCGGCACCTGGCGGCGGAAAACGTCCTGCATCCCACCGAGGGCGGCGAGCGCCGGGTCCAGGTCGCCATCCAGTGATGCTGGCCTGCGTCGGGCAGGCCGACAGCGGATCGACCGCCGCCTGCCTGCCGGCGCCGGTCAGCGCGCCGGACGCGCGTCGCGCCGAAGTCGCTTCTCGCCCAGTAGAAGCAGGAGCGGCGCCGCGATAAAGATCGAGGACGATGTCCCGACCACGATCCCGAACAGCATCACCCAGGCGAAGCTGGACAGGCTGGCGCCGAACAGCGCCAGCGGCAGCGCCGCCAGGAAGACCGTCGAGGACGTGCCCAGCGTGCGGCCCAGTGTTTCATTGATCGACAGGTCGATCAGCTCGGCCAGGGGCATGGTGCGGTATTTGCGCAGGTTTTCCCGCACCCGGTCGTACACAACCACCTTGTCGTTGGTGGAATAGCCCAGGATCGTCAGGATGGCCGCGACCATCACCAGGTCGAATTCGAAATGCGTCAGCACCAGGAAGCCGATGGTCTTGGTCAGGTCCAGCACCAGGGTGACGACCGCGCTGACCGCGAACTCCCATTCGAACCGGAACCAGATATAGCCCAGGATCATCAGCAGGCTGATGCCCAGGGCCAGCATGCCGTTGCGGAACAGTTCGGCCGACACCGACGCGCCCACCGCGTCGGCCCGCAGCACCTGCGCGCCGGGCAGGGTGGCCACGGCGTGGCGCACGGAATCCACCATGGCCTGGGTATGGGCCTCGCGGTCGTGGTCGCCGGCGGGGGGCGCGTCCAGGCGGATCAGCACGTCGTCGGGCGCGCCGAAGGACTGCACGCCCGCGGCCTCGACATGCTGGGCGGCCAGGGCCGCGCGGATCTTGCCGAAATCGGCCGGGCCCTGGGTCCGGGCCTCGACCACGATGCCGCCCCGGAAGTCCAGCCCCAGCGTCAGGCCGGGATGCAGGAACAGGATCACGGATGCGATCGACAGCACGGCGGAGGTCGCTAGGCCGACGAAACGGCCGCGCATGAAGTTGATCCGGGTGCCCTTGGGCACGAAGCGCAGGAGGGGACGAGAGAACATGATGCGCCTCCAAACTGGAAGGGCGGTGGGACGGGTGCGGGCGTACCAGCGCACCATCAGCATCCGCGACAGCAGCAGGGTGGTGAACAGCGTGGTCGCGATGCCGATCATGATCGTCAGGGCGAAATTCTGGACCGGGCCGGTGCCGAAGACGAACAGCATGATATGCGCCAGCAAAGCGGTGGCGTTGCTGTCCAGGATGGTGGAGGTCGCGCGTTCGAAACCGGTCTGCATCGCCGCCAGCGGGGTGCGGCCACGGCCGACTTCCTCGCGCACGCGTTCGTTGATCAGGATGTTCGCATCCACCGCCATGCCCAGGGTCAGCAGCATGCCGGCCATGCCGGGCAGCGTCAGCGTGGCCTGGAACAGCGACAGCACGGCCACCATCAGGACCAGGTTGGCCAGCAGGGCGGCGTTCGCGTACCAGCCGAACCGGCCGTAGAACAGCGCCATGAACACGATCACCAGCGCGAAGCCCACGCCCAGGCTGATCATGCCCGCGCGGATCGAATCGGCGCCCAGCGACGGGCCGATCGAACGCTGTTCGATGACCGACAGCGGCGCCGGCAGCGCGCCGGCCCGCAGCAGCAGCGCCAGGTCGGTAGCCGACTGCGCGTCGAAGCCGCCGGTGATCTGGCCGTTGCCGCCGGTAATGGCGGTGCGGATGACCGGGGCCTGGACCACCTTGTTGTCCAGCACGATGGCGAAGCGACGGCCGACATTGGCCTGCGTCGTCGCGGCGAAGGCCCGCGCGCCGGCGGAATCGAAGGTGAAATTGACCGCCCATTCGCCGCTCTGCTGGTCGATGGCCGCCCCCGCGTTGGTCAGGTCGGACCCGTCGACATCGACATGGTCCCTGACCGGCAGCTTCTGGTCCGGCGCGTTCAGCATCGGCAGCAGGGTGACGCCGGGACCGGGCACGGCAGAGCCCAGGGCGTTTTCCTGCACCATGTGGAAGGTCATCTTCGCCGTGGTGCCCAGCAGCTTCTTGACATGCTCGGGGTCGCTGATGCCGGGCAGTTCGACGATGATGCGATCCTCGCCCTGGCGGGTGATCTCGGGATCGACCGCGCCGGTCGCGTCGATGCGGCGGCGCACGATTTCGATCGATTGGGTCACGGCCTCGGCCGCGCGCTGGCGCATGGCGACGGGCGACAGCGTGATGGCGATGCTGCCGTCAGGCCGGCGATCGACCGAAAATTCGTCGGCCACCGCCTTCGGCATGGCGCGCAGGGTCTTCAGGTCCGCATCGGACTCGGCGGGCTCGCGGGGCGTGAAGGTCACGGTTCCGGCCTGCGCGTCGGTCGCGATGTCACGGTAGCCCAGGCCGGCGCCCAGCAGCGCCTGGCGCGTGCCGTCCGCCAGGGTCTGCAGGCGGTCGGCGCGGATGCTGTTCATGTCCACCTGCATCAGCAGGTACGACCCGCCGCGCAGGTCCAGCCCCAGGTGGATCTGGCGCCACGGCACGGCGGGGGCGGGCTGGCGCAGGGCGTTGGGAAGGCAGAGCAACATTCCCAGAAGACATACGGCCACGACCGAGGCCAATTTGAGCCGGCTG
This genomic stretch from Gluconacetobacter diazotrophicus PA1 5 harbors:
- the secD gene encoding protein translocase subunit SecD, with product MMYYSRLKLASVVAVCLLGMLLCLPNALRQPAPAVPWRQIHLGLDLRGGSYLLMQVDMNSIRADRLQTLADGTRQALLGAGLGYRDIATDAQAGTVTFTPREPAESDADLKTLRAMPKAVADEFSVDRRPDGSIAITLSPVAMRQRAAEAVTQSIEIVRRRIDATGAVDPEITRQGEDRIIVELPGISDPEHVKKLLGTTAKMTFHMVQENALGSAVPGPGVTLLPMLNAPDQKLPVRDHVDVDGSDLTNAGAAIDQQSGEWAVNFTFDSAGARAFAATTQANVGRRFAIVLDNKVVQAPVIRTAITGGNGQITGGFDAQSATDLALLLRAGALPAPLSVIEQRSIGPSLGADSIRAGMISLGVGFALVIVFMALFYGRFGWYANAALLANLVLMVAVLSLFQATLTLPGMAGMLLTLGMAVDANILINERVREEVGRGRTPLAAMQTGFERATSTILDSNATALLAHIMLFVFGTGPVQNFALTIMIGIATTLFTTLLLSRMLMVRWYARTRPTALPVWRRIMFSRPLLRFVPKGTRINFMRGRFVGLATSAVLSIASVILFLHPGLTLGLDFRGGIVVEARTQGPADFGKIRAALAAQHVEAAGVQSFGAPDDVLIRLDAPPAGDHDREAHTQAMVDSVRHAVATLPGAQVLRADAVGASVSAELFRNGMLALGISLLMILGYIWFRFEWEFAVSAVVTLVLDLTKTIGFLVLTHFEFDLVMVAAILTILGYSTNDKVVVYDRVRENLRKYRTMPLAELIDLSINETLGRTLGTSSTVFLAALPLALFGASLSSFAWVMLFGIVVGTSSSIFIAAPLLLLLGEKRLRRDARPAR
- a CDS encoding SDR family NAD(P)-dependent oxidoreductase yields the protein MTQRVALVTGGSRGIGAAIARKLAEDGFDIALTYASNATAAAQVVQQVEAAGRKGVAIKADGGTTDGNIAAVRDTVKALGRLDVLVCNAGMYPYGPIGEATVEQIERTLNLNLRAVMVETMEAVAHMTHGGRLIYIGSAFGARAPFPGISLYAATKAALCGFARGVARDLGPRGITANVVEPGPIDTELNPATGQAADMLRSFTATGAYGAVSDIAGLVSFLAGPQAGYITGAALAVDGGLTA